The region TGTTGTCAAGATAATTTATCCTTgcttttagggttttttaaGGGTGTCTCTCAATGGTTATTGGATCTTCAATGTATTTTCTCACGAATGAGATGATAATTCCTTCAATATGTTTAGTTTGCCCGTATAACCCTAAAAGTAGATGCAATGTGAAATGCAATTTCATTGTCGCAGTTTAGTTGGGCATTTTTACATTAAGATGTACATCCATGACGAATTCTATCGTAGTTAAAGGTTGATTATACGCATAGTTCTATATTCTAATTTCATACTTCAGGACAGACTCTTGAGGCTCCAGTCTGTATCACAAAGACCAACTCCAATTACGGAACCATACATGAGATTTTCCTGTCATTCGGTGGAGGGTGCCCTTCGTCCCGTTTCGATTTGTCTAGATGTGATCCGAGCGGGTTCAAGTGGAAAGGTTCGGAAATCTAGTTTTTTGCCCGAGTCCAGTGGCAATGAGGAAAGGAAGGACAGCTACAGAAGCAGGTCGACTTGGCTCCTCCGTAAAGAAGAACAAGCGAAACGATACCTAGATCCGGCTGGGAAACAACAATGTTGCTTAGGTTACATTACTTCAGGGCAGACTCTTGAGGCTCTTGGAGTCGGTCTGTACCACAAAGACCACATGGAGTTACACTAGATGAGACTTCGTGGAGTAAGCATGAGCTTTACTTGATACTATGTAATACACGACAATCCTTCTAGAGCCCCAACCTCAATTTCTCCCACTTCTGTATCAACAAAACTGTTCTTCCATATGGATCGTCTTGgcataaattttgtaaagaaATTCTAGGACTTCTTGTCCCTCGATCAATCAACGGAGCAAGGAGAGGGGAGGTACAATCTCTTCTCTTAGTGCAACAAAAAAATCTTGGATTTGAGCTCTTCCTAATCGAGCAATAGTTCCCCACGACTAACAAATAGGAATTTAAGCACTACTAATACTAATTCCCATTCGATAGGTTCCATTTGGGGAATGTGAAATTGCAGCCTCGTTCCTAATATCTTAACATTGCTCATCTATTTTCTCTAGATCTAACCTAATTAGCATCgaaaaattcaactttttgtATGACCGTAATATTTATACGAGACTCCCCGTTCGTATTAGTAGTGATCAGAACCAACTATGGGAGTATACAATGGACATAttacccttttaaaaaaaacaaagagaaagagaaaagaccAAATCTTTGACTTTGcccaattttcatatttaattcaacCAAAAGGTATAAGCTATAGCCTCCAACGCAGATAAGATTTTGTGCTGAAAAGGCTTGGAAGGAAACTCGCATGGCAGCTTGGGGTTTATAAGTTCTAGGGTTTATACGGCGGTTCCATCTCCTCCTTCGTTTTCAATTCTACTTTCCGCACCGATGGACACTTCTCTCAGATATGCCGGAGACTCCAGAGCCCTAAGAATCCACGCCAAGGAGAAGATTCCTCTCAACTCCAACACTTTCTTGGAGGTAATCCATTTCCTTCTCTAGCACTGCCAACGaaccctttcttttcctttttcgttTCCCAGTTTCGATTCTTGCCAGTTTCCGAAGTGTGTGCTTGGTAGGATTTGTTCTCCGGTATCACATTGATTCGGAACCGTATTTTGAAGCATTCTTTTGCGCTGATTTAGAACAAAATGGATTTTACCGTCCTTGGTTCTAACATAGttgcattttccttttcctcttcctcGCTTAAAGGTTCGTGGTGAGCTAGATACAAGAATTGGTGAACCGAGTCTACTCGCTGCTTCCGTGAGAAAATTTTACCCCGATGTAAGGTTTTCTTGGTAATCAATTCACTTTGTGGAAGTCTCTGTTTGGTATTTGTTACATTTTCTTCATGATTGTAAATCAAATGCAGTTGTTCTCAAGCGTCGGTTTCGGGGTGAAATATGACAAATATAAGAAACTCCATTATCTTGCTCGTGGGAAAATGTCTCTTCCTGTGGCAAACGATGGTTTGTTGAAATTTACTATTAAAGGGCAATCTCATCTTGAAAGTAATTTTAAGCAGGTTAGTGATGACTAATTGTATCTTGTGAACTTGATATattcttttgcttttctttatgaccaattttgtttcattgttTTCTTGGCAAATTAAGCACAAAGGAGCTGCTGAATTTTCTTTGGGtgtattaaattttctaagaGAGCAAGATTCTTCGGGTGCATTAGATTTTGAAAGGGTGCAAGATATAAGAGTCAAAGTAGGATATGAAGTGTTCGAAAAGGTAGagttaattttcatttttctgctTTATAGTGATCAGTTCAAATCATATTTCTTATCGTACATANtttttctttttccacttCGGCACTTGATTTGGCTTAGATGGCTGTTGTACTAGGGCATGACTTCCAATTCGATTAAAAACGCCTTGCAATGTACCTTGTCAAAAGTATTAATACCACTGTGGGCTACAGACCACA is a window of Cucurbita pepo subsp. pepo cultivar mu-cu-16 unplaced genomic scaffold, ASM280686v2 Cp4.1_scaffold001566, whole genome shotgun sequence DNA encoding:
- the LOC111786367 gene encoding outer envelope pore protein 21, chloroplastic-like, whose protein sequence is MDTSLRYAGDSRALRIHAKEKIPLNSNTFLEVRGELDTRIGEPSLLAASVRKFYPDLFSSVGFGVKYDKYKKLHYLARGKMSLPVANDGLLKFTIKGQSHLESNFKQHKGAAEFSLGVLNFLREQDSSGALDFERVQDIRVKVGYEVFEKTPYIQIRENNWTLNADLKGRWNVRFDL